The proteins below are encoded in one region of Mycobacterium pseudokansasii:
- a CDS encoding WS/DGAT/MGAT family O-acyltransferase has translation MNLMSPVESMMFLAESPGHPMHVAGLQLFDPPQDTGREFVREYYEGLRACDDVQPLFRQRAATLPGGLSAAWSSATDVDLDYHVRHSALPGPGRVRELLELVSRLQSGMLDRHRPLWETHVIEGLADGRFAVYTKIHHGLVDGISTINLLQNSLSADPLDREIRAPWASPIRTDEHAGASSRLQILIDTIKSVPRLGASTLRLARSALLEQQMTLPFQAPRTMLNVPIGGARRCAAQSWSLQRIKDIKNAAGVSVNDVVLAMCAGALRGYLTDQNALPEKPLVAMVPVSLRTADDAAGGNAVGAVLANLATHVDDPAQRLAAINSSMQQNKAVLAQMPRPQAMALGMMLLSPVVLGGVTGMSATRPPFNVCISNVPGSRNPLYANGARLQGSYPMSIAANGQALNITLVSSGDSLDFGLVGCRSAMPHLQRMLAHLETSLKDLEQAVGL, from the coding sequence ATGAACCTGATGTCACCTGTCGAGTCGATGATGTTTCTCGCCGAGTCGCCCGGTCACCCTATGCATGTCGCAGGGTTGCAGCTGTTCGATCCGCCGCAGGACACCGGGCGGGAATTCGTCCGTGAGTACTACGAAGGGCTCCGGGCATGTGACGATGTGCAGCCTCTTTTTCGCCAGCGTGCAGCGACCCTGCCAGGAGGGCTGAGTGCCGCATGGTCTTCGGCGACCGACGTCGACCTCGACTACCACGTGCGGCACTCAGCACTGCCCGGCCCCGGGCGGGTGAGGGAGCTGCTCGAACTGGTATCGCGTCTGCAGTCCGGCATGCTCGACCGGCACCGTCCGTTGTGGGAAACCCATGTCATCGAGGGGCTCGCCGACGGACGCTTCGCCGTCTACACCAAGATCCATCACGGCCTCGTCGATGGGATATCGACCATCAACCTTCTCCAGAATTCGCTCAGTGCGGATCCACTCGACCGGGAGATCCGTGCGCCGTGGGCGTCGCCCATTCGAACCGACGAGCACGCCGGAGCTTCGTCAAGGTTGCAAATTCTGATCGACACAATCAAATCGGTCCCGCGACTTGGCGCCTCGACTCTCCGTTTGGCGCGTTCCGCCCTGCTCGAACAGCAGATGACCTTGCCGTTCCAAGCGCCGCGAACCATGCTCAACGTCCCGATCGGCGGCGCCCGACGCTGCGCTGCCCAGTCGTGGTCGCTGCAGCGCATCAAAGACATCAAGAACGCCGCGGGTGTTTCCGTCAACGACGTCGTGCTTGCGATGTGCGCCGGCGCTCTGCGCGGGTACCTGACCGATCAGAACGCACTGCCCGAAAAGCCTTTGGTGGCAATGGTTCCAGTCAGCCTCCGCACCGCCGACGACGCCGCTGGCGGCAACGCGGTCGGGGCGGTGCTGGCCAATCTGGCCACGCACGTCGACGACCCCGCTCAGCGTCTGGCCGCGATCAACTCGTCCATGCAGCAGAACAAGGCGGTCCTCGCACAGATGCCCAGGCCGCAGGCGATGGCGTTGGGAATGATGTTGCTCTCGCCGGTGGTGCTGGGCGGAGTGACGGGAATGTCAGCGACGCGACCGCCATTCAACGTGTGCATCTCGAACGTGCCCGGTTCCCGAAACCCGCTGTATGCCAATGGCGCTCGGCTGCAAGGCAGTTATCCGATGTCGATCGCGGCGAACGGACAGGCGCTCAACATCACCCTGGTCAGCAGCGGCGACAGCCTCGACTTCGGTCTGGTGGGATGCCGCAGTGCCATGCCGCATCTGCAGCGGATGCTGGCACATCTGGAGACGTCACTCAAAGACCTGGAGCAAGCCGTCGGGTTGTGA
- a CDS encoding PaaI family thioesterase, producing MKHHFAELLGFRYGRSDEQQAVVEAMPTAEHCNERGTVHGGFLAALLDAATGLAVHSALGEQLTAPHFDLTIQYLRPAVPGTLLTCLARTTKAGRRVVASEAEVFQDGEMVARAIGSHAVTTRRLAPGL from the coding sequence ATGAAGCATCACTTTGCCGAACTCCTCGGCTTCCGGTATGGGCGTTCCGACGAGCAGCAGGCCGTTGTGGAGGCCATGCCGACGGCAGAGCACTGCAATGAACGCGGAACGGTCCACGGCGGATTCCTCGCGGCCCTTCTGGACGCGGCCACCGGACTGGCGGTCCATTCCGCACTCGGTGAACAGCTGACGGCTCCGCATTTCGACTTGACGATTCAGTACCTGCGGCCCGCCGTTCCCGGGACACTACTGACCTGCCTAGCGCGCACCACCAAGGCCGGTCGCCGCGTCGTCGCTTCGGAGGCGGAAGTTTTCCAGGACGGCGAAATGGTCGCCCGTGCGATCGGCAGTCACGCCGTCACAACCCGACGGCTTGCTCCAGGTCTTTGA
- a CDS encoding phytanoyl-CoA dioxygenase family protein, producing the protein MGTDRVGTGLPWVDAIADSFAPYSFTDFHLTKLPALNGRHGFMVVGDLAGAPPLAFRIPDGSTFTWRATPQGIEAVAGDAQAATLVQLDEATFSEFLHALLTASGSVRTDRARVIRGSVDGWRRWEPAIRTLVSGMPIYSDAVRESLVDADGRPLDLHRSFAPDDDQDEMRHFFEVAGYLHIRGVYTASEAETLGVEVEKARARAEPGDPFSWWSVNAAGAEVVTRINYLGRYSDALQQLCFDERLTHFARLANPKLRVCDDRLDGPMVFIKNSHVVQGDGDLGWHVDDGIGGHPVMCPLVQAGIQLDVADAVNGQLMVLAGSHRYTKHWMPWGQEGTFPVVRLQTQPGDLTLHYGDTMHSTPPPTGANAGRRVLYYKFAEEKTFHFVPAGCHYNDALFRTDSGGKVPTRAASY; encoded by the coding sequence ATGGGAACGGACCGGGTCGGCACCGGGCTGCCGTGGGTCGACGCAATCGCGGACTCGTTTGCGCCCTACTCGTTCACCGACTTCCACCTCACGAAGCTGCCCGCCCTCAACGGCCGGCACGGGTTCATGGTGGTCGGCGACCTCGCGGGCGCTCCTCCCCTGGCCTTCCGCATTCCCGATGGCAGCACCTTCACCTGGCGAGCAACACCGCAGGGAATCGAAGCCGTCGCCGGTGACGCTCAGGCCGCGACTCTGGTCCAGTTGGACGAGGCGACCTTCTCGGAGTTCCTCCATGCCCTGCTGACCGCCAGCGGATCGGTGCGCACCGACCGGGCACGGGTCATCCGCGGTTCGGTGGACGGCTGGCGGCGCTGGGAGCCGGCCATCCGAACGCTGGTGAGCGGCATGCCGATCTACAGCGACGCGGTGCGGGAGTCTCTCGTCGACGCCGACGGCCGACCGCTGGACCTGCACCGGTCGTTCGCCCCCGACGACGACCAGGACGAGATGCGCCACTTCTTTGAGGTTGCCGGATACCTGCATATTCGCGGCGTCTACACCGCATCCGAAGCCGAAACTCTGGGAGTGGAAGTGGAAAAGGCGCGGGCCCGCGCCGAACCCGGCGATCCTTTCTCATGGTGGTCGGTCAACGCCGCCGGCGCGGAGGTGGTGACCCGGATCAACTACCTCGGCCGGTATTCGGATGCGCTGCAACAACTCTGCTTCGACGAGCGCCTGACCCACTTCGCCCGCTTGGCCAACCCGAAGCTGCGAGTGTGCGACGACCGCCTCGACGGCCCGATGGTCTTCATCAAGAATTCCCACGTGGTCCAGGGCGACGGTGACCTCGGCTGGCACGTCGACGACGGCATCGGCGGCCACCCGGTGATGTGCCCCCTGGTTCAGGCCGGCATACAACTCGACGTCGCCGACGCCGTCAACGGTCAACTGATGGTGCTGGCCGGCTCGCACCGCTACACCAAGCACTGGATGCCGTGGGGCCAAGAGGGCACATTTCCCGTGGTCAGGCTTCAGACCCAGCCGGGCGACCTGACATTGCACTACGGCGACACCATGCACAGCACGCCGCCGCCCACCGGCGCCAACGCCGGCCGGCGGGTGCTGTATTACAAGTTCGCCGAGGAGAAGACGTTTCACTTCGTGCCGGCGGGATGCCATTACAACGACGCCCTCTTCCGGACGGACTCCGGCGGCAAGGTGCCCACCCGTGCCGCCAGCTACTGA
- a CDS encoding 3-hydroxyacyl-CoA dehydrogenase family protein, with amino-acid sequence MNTNQIGDEHIGAATPQSTSYAIPGDIEQRPVLVLGAGTLGARIALMFALGGSRVHIYNRTPDRAESAKRFVADQLPQVREMLAVSDPPPGTVEVVTPLEDAVRGAWLIIESAAEDLAIKRKLLAAVDELADRDAIVATNSSSYPSSQMASAVKHPGRLLNMHFLMPPLANSVELMSCGTTDSAIIDALKKLLPRYRLVPFEVRRESVGFIFNRIWAAIKREALMVVQEDVATPEDVDRIFQDVFRSPAGPFRMMDQIGLDVVLDVEEHYAQVRDGIPEGPRTLLREYLARGDFGVKSGRGFYSDYDAVP; translated from the coding sequence ATGAACACGAACCAGATCGGCGATGAGCATATCGGCGCTGCGACCCCGCAATCGACGTCCTATGCGATTCCCGGCGACATCGAACAACGTCCCGTTCTGGTCCTCGGAGCAGGTACGCTCGGCGCTCGTATCGCGCTGATGTTCGCCCTCGGGGGCAGCCGGGTACACATCTACAACCGCACCCCGGATCGCGCCGAATCAGCCAAGCGCTTCGTGGCCGACCAGCTACCGCAGGTGCGCGAGATGCTCGCTGTTTCCGACCCACCGCCGGGAACCGTTGAGGTCGTCACACCGCTCGAGGATGCCGTTCGCGGAGCGTGGCTCATCATCGAGTCGGCGGCAGAGGATCTCGCGATCAAGCGGAAGCTGCTGGCCGCCGTCGACGAACTCGCCGACCGGGACGCGATCGTGGCGACCAACTCGTCGTCGTATCCGAGCAGCCAGATGGCCAGTGCCGTCAAGCACCCCGGGCGGCTGTTGAACATGCATTTCCTGATGCCTCCGCTTGCCAACAGTGTCGAATTGATGTCTTGCGGCACGACCGACAGCGCCATCATCGACGCGCTGAAAAAACTTCTGCCCCGCTACCGGCTGGTGCCGTTCGAGGTGCGGCGAGAAAGCGTCGGCTTCATCTTCAACCGCATCTGGGCCGCCATCAAACGCGAGGCGCTGATGGTCGTGCAGGAGGACGTGGCGACGCCCGAGGATGTCGACCGGATCTTTCAGGACGTCTTCCGCTCACCGGCCGGGCCGTTCCGCATGATGGATCAGATCGGCCTCGACGTGGTGCTCGACGTCGAAGAGCACTACGCGCAGGTCCGCGACGGCATACCCGAAGGCCCGCGGACGCTGCTGCGCGAATACCTGGCTCGCGGGGACTTCGGAGTCAAGAGTGGCCGCGGGTTCTACTCCGACTATGATGCCGTGCCGTAA
- a CDS encoding DoxX family protein, with protein sequence MAHDLNQRLSRYSPAVLSLFRFVYGLLFAGFGTMSLFRWPIPPRYAVEFGSWPAWYAGVIQLVTGVLVAAGLFTRVAAFIASGEMAVAYFWMHQPRSLWPIGDPPAGNGGVLAILFCFGFFLLVFTGAGTCSIDTVRARRHAA encoded by the coding sequence GTGGCGCATGATCTCAACCAACGCCTCTCCCGTTATTCGCCGGCTGTGCTGAGCCTCTTTCGATTCGTCTATGGACTACTCTTCGCCGGTTTCGGCACGATGAGCCTCTTTCGGTGGCCGATTCCTCCCAGGTACGCCGTTGAGTTCGGATCCTGGCCCGCGTGGTATGCCGGCGTGATCCAACTGGTCACGGGGGTTTTGGTGGCAGCCGGGTTGTTCACCCGTGTTGCCGCGTTCATCGCCTCGGGCGAGATGGCCGTGGCCTACTTTTGGATGCACCAACCGCGCTCACTCTGGCCCATCGGAGATCCGCCGGCGGGCAACGGCGGAGTTCTGGCGATACTCTTCTGCTTCGGCTTTTTCCTGCTGGTCTTCACCGGCGCGGGGACCTGCTCGATCGACACCGTGCGAGCTCGGCGGCATGCAGCGTGA
- a CDS encoding TetR/AcrR family transcriptional regulator: MTAESHRRPRDPVGRRQAIIEAAGRVIARHGLGELTHRRVAAEAAVPVGSTTYYFSDLGTLREAALAHVATSAADWLEQWRRDLDQAADLPDTLARLAAEYLTDLDRHRTLSELYVAASHRPELQSLARLWPEGLVALLEPRIGRRAAEAVTVFLDGATVHSLITGTPLGVEALTDALARLAADT; this comes from the coding sequence TTGACCGCGGAGTCCCACCGTCGCCCCCGCGACCCGGTCGGGCGCCGGCAGGCGATCATCGAGGCAGCGGGGCGGGTGATCGCCCGCCACGGCCTCGGGGAACTGACGCACCGCCGGGTCGCCGCGGAAGCCGCTGTTCCGGTCGGGTCGACGACCTACTACTTCAGCGACCTCGGGACCCTGCGCGAAGCCGCACTCGCCCACGTCGCGACGAGCGCCGCCGATTGGCTGGAGCAGTGGCGGCGTGATCTCGATCAGGCCGCCGATCTCCCCGATACCCTGGCGCGGCTCGCCGCCGAATACCTGACCGACCTGGACCGGCACCGCACACTCAGCGAGTTGTACGTCGCGGCAAGTCACCGGCCGGAGTTGCAGTCCCTGGCGCGGCTGTGGCCGGAGGGCCTGGTCGCGCTGCTGGAACCACGCATCGGTCGACGGGCCGCTGAAGCAGTCACGGTGTTTCTCGACGGCGCCACGGTGCATTCGCTGATCACCGGCACGCCGCTCGGTGTCGAGGCCCTCACGGATGCCCTCGCCAGGCTGGCGGCCGACACCTGA
- a CDS encoding DMT family transporter gives MAYLFLLCAIFAEVVATTLLKSTEGFTRLWPTVGCLAGYAVAFALLALSIARGMQTDVAYALWSAIGTAAIVLIAVLFLGSPVSLAKVLGVGLIIGGVLTLNLAGAH, from the coding sequence TTGGCTTATCTGTTTCTGTTGTGCGCGATCTTCGCCGAGGTGGTGGCCACCACCCTGCTCAAGAGCACCGAAGGGTTCACCCGGCTGTGGCCGACCGTCGGCTGTCTGGCCGGTTACGCCGTCGCGTTCGCTCTGCTGGCATTGTCGATCGCGCGGGGCATGCAGACCGACGTCGCCTATGCGTTGTGGTCGGCGATCGGCACCGCCGCCATCGTGCTGATCGCCGTACTCTTCCTCGGCTCGCCGGTGTCGCTGGCAAAGGTCCTGGGCGTCGGGCTGATCATCGGCGGGGTGCTCACGTTGAACCTTGCCGGTGCGCATTGA
- a CDS encoding MFS transporter yields MRPWIVWAVGLAAYIVAVLDRTTLGVSGMQAAQRFSASPGVLSTFVVLQVIVYSGSQIPAGVLLDRFGSRALIVSGATLMAAGQFTLAFTGSLPTAIAARAVVGLGDAVMFISVLRLVSYWFAPRRVPLVTQLTYMCGQLGQVLSAVPFLAILLGAGWTTAYTSAAALGVMSAALSLALVRNAPKGHPVATEGTTLRDTVAGIKTVWSRPGTRLGFFTHLSTQFSLTVFALMWGVPYLTKAQGLSTHLAGALLTVSVVAAIASGLVLGILTGHHPHRRSTMALNIVAANVVAWTVVLALPGRAPLWLLVVLIIVISVGGPASMIGLDFARTFNTSATLGTAKGIVNMAGFFAALLVMQAMGMILEITDDYSFAWFRLAWTVQYPVWALGIVGIVVTRRKAHLVNAIEEDIVPGDTETVAPG; encoded by the coding sequence ATGCGCCCCTGGATCGTCTGGGCCGTCGGGCTGGCGGCATACATTGTCGCCGTCTTGGACCGCACGACGCTGGGTGTCTCCGGTATGCAAGCGGCGCAACGCTTTTCCGCCAGCCCAGGAGTGTTGTCGACTTTCGTCGTGCTGCAGGTCATCGTCTATTCGGGCAGCCAGATCCCCGCCGGGGTATTACTTGACCGCTTCGGTTCACGGGCGCTGATCGTCAGCGGCGCCACTCTGATGGCCGCCGGCCAGTTCACCCTGGCGTTCACCGGGTCGTTGCCGACGGCCATCGCCGCGCGTGCGGTTGTCGGCCTGGGCGATGCCGTGATGTTCATCTCGGTGCTGCGCCTGGTCTCGTACTGGTTTGCGCCCAGGCGTGTCCCGCTCGTCACCCAGCTGACCTACATGTGCGGTCAGCTGGGCCAGGTGCTGTCGGCGGTGCCGTTCTTGGCGATACTGCTCGGCGCCGGGTGGACCACCGCATACACCTCTGCTGCGGCCCTGGGTGTGATGTCGGCAGCGCTCAGCCTGGCGCTGGTGCGCAACGCGCCGAAGGGACACCCGGTAGCCACCGAAGGCACCACCCTGCGGGACACGGTGGCCGGCATCAAGACGGTGTGGTCGCGTCCTGGCACCCGGCTGGGGTTCTTCACTCACCTGAGCACCCAGTTCTCGCTCACGGTGTTCGCATTGATGTGGGGTGTGCCGTATCTGACCAAGGCCCAAGGGCTTTCGACTCACCTCGCCGGTGCGCTGCTGACCGTATCGGTGGTCGCGGCGATCGCCTCGGGACTCGTCCTGGGCATCCTGACCGGCCACCATCCGCACCGGCGGTCCACCATGGCACTGAACATCGTGGCCGCCAACGTCGTGGCCTGGACCGTCGTGCTGGCGTTGCCGGGACGTGCTCCGCTGTGGTTGCTGGTCGTGTTGATCATCGTCATCTCCGTCGGCGGTCCGGCGTCGATGATCGGCCTGGACTTCGCGCGGACGTTCAACACCAGCGCGACGCTGGGCACCGCAAAGGGCATCGTCAACATGGCCGGCTTCTTCGCTGCCCTATTGGTCATGCAGGCGATGGGAATGATCCTCGAGATCACCGACGACTACTCGTTCGCGTGGTTCCGGCTGGCCTGGACGGTGCAATACCCAGTCTGGGCGCTGGGCATCGTCGGCATCGTGGTCACGCGTCGAAAAGCGCACCTAGTCAACGCAATTGAAGAGGATATCGTTCCCGGCGACACCGAGACAGTGGCGCCCGGCTAA
- a CDS encoding LppU/SCO3897 family protein translates to MNAAALAGTIVGSLVLPVAGLILLIVGIRKRSVSRKQASIGYPPGYPPPPGYPGAPPPPGYPPAPGYPMPPQPAPSKPAGTGLIVAGIVLLVVGALAVVGTLANAVRHSSRLAIGDCLTNSILTDPPDWHPSSCSNSDAVLQYAANADSNGNCPDGKRNDSSYLSAEHNGVRMCFAANLLQGQCYASEHDDKTVRPASCSRTGTVRVVKRIDGSTDASACPKRTRALTYPQPKRTYCTERAGNN, encoded by the coding sequence ATGAACGCTGCGGCGTTGGCAGGCACGATTGTCGGTTCGCTCGTGTTGCCGGTCGCGGGTCTGATCCTGCTGATCGTCGGAATACGGAAGCGTTCGGTGTCGCGCAAGCAGGCGTCGATCGGGTATCCGCCGGGCTATCCGCCACCTCCGGGCTATCCGGGCGCCCCGCCGCCCCCCGGCTACCCACCCGCACCCGGTTATCCGATGCCGCCGCAGCCGGCGCCGTCGAAGCCGGCCGGCACCGGCTTGATCGTCGCCGGCATCGTCCTGCTGGTCGTGGGCGCGTTGGCGGTGGTGGGGACACTGGCCAATGCGGTACGGCACTCCAGCCGCCTGGCAATCGGCGACTGCCTGACCAATTCGATCCTGACCGACCCGCCCGATTGGCACCCGAGCAGTTGCTCGAATTCCGACGCGGTGCTCCAATACGCCGCCAACGCGGACTCGAACGGAAATTGTCCGGACGGCAAGCGCAACGACAGCAGCTACCTGTCGGCGGAGCACAACGGCGTGCGGATGTGCTTTGCGGCCAACCTGCTGCAGGGCCAGTGTTACGCCTCCGAACACGACGACAAGACGGTCCGCCCGGCAAGCTGCTCCAGAACGGGCACCGTCAGGGTCGTCAAACGAATCGACGGCAGCACCGACGCGTCGGCTTGCCCCAAACGCACCCGCGCCCTGACGTATCCGCAGCCGAAACGGACCTACTGCACCGAACGCGCCGGGAACAATTGA
- the adhE gene encoding bifunctional acetaldehyde-CoA/alcohol dehydrogenase, which yields MTTTHAEKAAPVDAPAVDEHRRREVDAIVDAAAQAARVFRTLDQQQVDAIVEAMVRAGVRAAGELAGVAIEETGFGVFEDKVVKNYVATEFLHDYLRDKKSVGVIDEDVEHNISYVAEPIGVVLAITPVTNPTSTVLFKAIVAAKTRNAILFRPSPYAVRSCERSLAVLRTAAEAAGMPPGALQVIPDAAHEVTHYLFKHPQVDFIWVTGGPKIVALANAAGKPGLSVGPGNAPIYIHKTADLKGAVVDILISKTFDSSVICPAEQTCVIDDEIYDEVIAEFERMGAQLLTPEQATAIAEFAFGCGDKISLAAVGQKASELAARAGFSVSPTVKVLLAALPADLDELAAHPLVQEKLMPVLGVVRARSVRHAIDVAVLVTEHGGLGHTSAVYANDENVIETYGLAVRTGRILVNAPTSVGALGGVYNNLTPTFSLGCGTWGGSSTTENVNYRQLLNIKTVSRRRTPPQWFRVPSNTYFNEGALDNLRELDCETVVVVTDALTEERGVIEMLRSKLRTRHVQVFAEVTPEPDESTIRRGVALLARVQPDLLIAVGGGSVLDAGKAIRLFYEHPDKSLDELTMPFLDPRKRVADYPVDRHRVQLVAVPTTSGTGSEVSPAAVLTVRGKKETLVDYSLVPDLAIVDPVLTSSMPPTLTADTGIDALTHALEAGVSIFASPYTDALCAQAARLIFDALPRAYEDPDDLSARTAMSNAATLAGLAFSNAFVGTNHALAHAVGAAFGISHGRANGIFLPHVLRYNASLPTKFMPAPGYSAYVAPDKYAQLGQLIFGGHEPDECRRRLFAGVDDLLDRLKMPRSLREFGVDEEAFLAALPALAMTAFEDLSNRTNPRMPLVSEITTLLRLGYYDDGGPEQSTGS from the coding sequence ATGACCACTACGCACGCCGAAAAGGCCGCCCCGGTCGACGCACCCGCGGTCGACGAGCACCGCAGACGCGAGGTCGACGCCATCGTCGATGCGGCTGCGCAGGCGGCCCGAGTATTCCGCACGCTCGACCAGCAGCAGGTCGATGCGATCGTCGAGGCGATGGTGCGCGCCGGAGTTCGGGCGGCGGGGGAACTGGCCGGCGTGGCGATCGAGGAAACCGGTTTCGGCGTCTTCGAGGACAAAGTCGTCAAGAACTACGTGGCCACCGAGTTCCTGCACGACTACCTGCGCGACAAGAAATCGGTGGGGGTCATCGACGAGGACGTCGAGCACAATATCTCCTACGTTGCCGAGCCGATCGGGGTGGTGCTGGCCATCACCCCGGTGACCAACCCGACCTCGACGGTGCTGTTCAAGGCGATCGTGGCCGCCAAGACCCGCAACGCCATCCTGTTCCGCCCATCGCCGTATGCGGTGCGCTCGTGTGAACGCAGCCTGGCAGTCCTGCGCACGGCGGCCGAGGCGGCCGGGATGCCGCCGGGGGCGCTGCAGGTCATCCCCGACGCCGCCCACGAGGTGACGCACTACCTGTTCAAACACCCGCAGGTCGACTTCATCTGGGTGACCGGCGGCCCGAAGATCGTCGCGCTGGCGAATGCGGCCGGAAAGCCGGGCCTGTCCGTCGGTCCCGGCAACGCGCCCATCTACATCCATAAGACGGCGGACCTCAAAGGCGCCGTCGTCGACATCCTGATCTCGAAAACCTTTGACTCCTCGGTCATTTGCCCGGCCGAGCAGACCTGCGTCATCGACGACGAGATCTATGACGAGGTGATCGCCGAGTTCGAGCGGATGGGTGCCCAGCTGCTCACCCCCGAGCAGGCCACGGCGATAGCCGAGTTCGCGTTCGGCTGCGGCGACAAGATCTCGCTGGCGGCGGTCGGACAGAAGGCGTCGGAATTGGCCGCACGGGCCGGGTTCAGCGTGTCACCGACGGTGAAGGTGCTGCTGGCGGCGCTGCCGGCCGATCTCGACGAACTCGCCGCGCACCCGTTGGTGCAGGAAAAGTTAATGCCCGTACTCGGGGTGGTGCGCGCTCGCAGCGTCCGGCACGCCATCGACGTCGCCGTCCTGGTCACCGAGCACGGGGGTCTGGGGCACACCTCGGCGGTCTACGCCAACGACGAAAACGTCATCGAGACATACGGTTTGGCGGTTCGCACCGGCCGCATCCTGGTCAACGCGCCCACGTCGGTCGGAGCACTCGGTGGCGTCTACAACAACCTGACGCCCACGTTCTCGTTGGGCTGCGGCACCTGGGGCGGGTCGAGCACCACCGAGAACGTCAACTACCGGCAACTGCTGAACATCAAGACCGTCTCGCGCCGGCGCACCCCGCCGCAGTGGTTCCGCGTCCCGTCCAACACCTACTTCAACGAAGGCGCGTTGGACAACCTGCGCGAGCTGGACTGCGAAACCGTCGTTGTGGTGACCGATGCCCTGACCGAGGAGCGCGGTGTGATCGAGATGCTGCGCTCCAAGTTGCGCACCCGTCACGTGCAGGTGTTCGCCGAAGTCACCCCGGAGCCCGACGAGTCGACCATCCGCCGCGGCGTCGCGCTGCTGGCGCGGGTGCAACCCGATCTGTTGATCGCCGTCGGCGGCGGCTCGGTGCTGGACGCCGGCAAGGCGATCCGGCTGTTCTACGAACACCCGGACAAGAGCCTCGACGAGTTGACGATGCCGTTCCTCGACCCCCGCAAGCGGGTGGCCGACTATCCCGTCGACCGTCATCGTGTCCAATTAGTCGCCGTCCCCACGACATCGGGAACCGGGTCGGAAGTGTCGCCCGCGGCGGTGTTGACGGTGCGCGGCAAGAAGGAGACGCTGGTCGACTACAGCCTGGTGCCCGACCTCGCGATCGTCGACCCGGTGCTGACCTCATCGATGCCGCCGACACTGACCGCCGACACCGGCATCGACGCGCTGACCCACGCGCTGGAGGCGGGCGTGTCGATCTTCGCCTCGCCCTACACCGACGCGCTGTGCGCCCAGGCGGCACGGCTGATCTTCGACGCACTGCCCAGGGCCTACGAAGATCCCGACGACCTGTCGGCGCGCACCGCCATGTCCAACGCGGCAACCCTTGCCGGGCTGGCGTTTTCGAACGCGTTCGTCGGCACGAATCACGCGCTCGCCCATGCCGTCGGCGCCGCGTTCGGCATCTCGCACGGACGGGCCAACGGAATCTTCCTGCCGCATGTGTTGCGCTACAACGCAAGTTTGCCAACCAAATTCATGCCCGCACCCGGATATTCGGCCTACGTTGCCCCGGACAAGTACGCGCAGCTGGGCCAGCTGATCTTCGGCGGCCACGAGCCCGACGAATGCCGCCGCCGGTTGTTCGCGGGGGTCGACGACCTGCTGGACCGGCTGAAGATGCCGCGGTCGCTGCGGGAGTTCGGCGTCGACGAAGAGGCGTTTCTCGCGGCGCTGCCGGCGTTGGCGATGACGGCCTTCGAGGATCTGAGCAACCGCACCAACCCGCGGATGCCGTTGGTCAGCGAGATCACCACATTGCTGCGGTTGGGCTACTACGATGACGGCGGCCCCGAGCAGTCAACCGGAAGCTGA